ttagcctggaacaaagaaggattagaggagacacttctcacagagttgggagtgtttgaaatgggtcactagaatggtgctgctgcagagtcattaggCTGTCTTTAAAAGTCAACTAGATGAAAGCcagggatcagtcagctactagaaaagtattgatgcattaaattccctgattttgttcataacttttcttatattattaaatcaatgccctattgtaagtgactctgcatataatgcacagttcacagcctacctctgtgaaGCACTGTGAGATggtggtcaactatgaaaggtgctatataaaaataaagatattattattatattattacaagctaaaaagattattatttatttatttcttagcagacacccttatccgtcttacaacatttggaattcaaagagaaagaataaatatggtgtttaacttgtaatgcaatatatgaacatgtgagcCTCCACACCTTGCATTACACTCAAATGCAGGAGCATAAGCTTCTATGTGAAACCAaaggagtaactgcacctgcacagaaaacagcacataCTCAAGTATAAGCGCATGCGTCAATTCCTAGTGAGTATACGGTAATAAAACTAAACCTGATCTCACTGCTAAACATTAATACAGTACTAGCTTCAATAGTTCCTTTAAACAAACCTCTCCCAATTTCAGTAATATGACATTATTAGTACATAAATAGGTTACTTTTTAATTAACCAACCATTAAGAACACAATGAACaatgtttgatagttttaatgagCTCGTTGCTAACAGTTACTAGACTAAACAAGCAGCACTTCAAATGAAGCGTAACCACTGCTCCCACTGAACACCTGattgtgcatttcaaaggaactttgatggatatcacatcactgatgcatgtgctgaaatatggaaatataaaaagcaaatgtgtcaccagtagttcaattgctttttgagtaatggcttctttcttgccacccatccatacaggccagctttgtgtagggactggcttattgttgatgtgtgaatgcTGACTCCCACcttagacacagaactttgcagatctctcaaggtcattggtggcttcagtgacatcccgaaccagtttcctgcttgtccagctgctcagtttgggagggcgacctgatctgggtagtgtctgggtggtatgatgcatcttccacttcttaatgatggccttcactgtgctgagagggataatcagagcctttgaaatgttcttgtacccttctctgtgcctctctaccactttatccctgacttgtttcgaaagctccttggtcttcatggttgctttgttggttcactatgtgagttgcagcttgaaagtctttatatgcctgaatgtaattatctacaagttaaaccactttgagtacatacaggctaaaactatttcactaattttgtgacctttaactttatcaatgtggagtagtttgtgtagattctacatgtaaagtctaatttgaaagcgtcgtggagtacgctcaggtgccaacaaaatgtgaaaactttgcaggggggtgaatacttctgcaaaccactggaattgcttaataaaaatgtcttgtgcaaaatgctttttcgggtttccattcactcagtttattttacttgagaaaaCCCGGCTTTCACACAACGTCAtgtaaatgaaggggaaaggtgggggttgctatataaattagccatgtgtaaagttcttgtgctgtttttgcagatggctcatgaaaatgttgtttccatgcacagagaactggtacacgagagaatctaagctgatgtaataaagctgtgatttctaaatacctcatgcctgtttgtttaatagagtcccccagagagagaggggagtattcaacacatcgggagcagaaatcaccttgttaagaagcaatggtatgcagcccattaaagtgctaaaagctctctggcgcaccctgctggaaacagtattgattttacacttcaagctgcccgcatgataactgtggtatactgtgctgcgtcttgaggtaccgcagattcaccatggtatcagggaagattccacacaacacactgcaagaggctgagcaatgcaggaggaaaaaaagagaaacttgcacTCATGATAACAATCtttttaatatattactaatgtgatgtaacacaatcagaatgctcaacaacatgatgaacacagattttggtgagtttttgatctgaacagattgtgattaggggtgaccctatttatcaagcaagtttattcttttgttttcagttaatatttctgtatttagtcgaatgcactcctgttgtttaggcgtccccaagtgtctgcatttctgagaatgttctcaagtcctgtaagagcctgcaactgactaaacttcttcacactaagtgcagggataGGATTACACATATGTTTGAATGTTATGGTGTCTTGTGcggtttcctaactgactgaatctcttcccacaaacagcacagtgataacgtttctctcctgtgtgaatgcgctggtgccttTTAAGGGATCCTAAGTCACTGAATATCTTCCCACACTCagaacagtgataaggtttctctcctgtgtgaatgcgctggtggattttaagatttcctaaattacttaatctcttcccacactcagtacagtgataaggtttctctcttatgtgaatgtgctggtgtgaatgaagatttcctaactgtgtgaaactcttatcactggtctgtatgtgagaaggtttctctcctgtgtgaatgcgctggtctcctttaagcagtgatatatgattgaaactcttcctacaatcagcccaggaaaacatagtccctcctgtgggatttcccttgtgagtttcaggagcgtctaattgacaggaactcttcccacctttaatagaatgaggcaaggtcttcaacttgccctgggtttcagaattgttaaaacacacagaatgtggcgtctctgtactctccacagtaagtgggtgtctgtcttgtaaggaagggattgtaactgagtgagttctcaatgtgTTCACATATTCTTCTTGGGGTgtcgtttctctgtgtttcttgcactgtggtttgcctctagaagagtttttgcactggggtgatagagtggagtcgtgttctccttcatctactttagaagctaaagaaagaaagagaagagagacaaaggttattgtacagcattcttccacatgcactgttctgaacACAAGTGAATGAGCAGTTCAGTGATTGGTTGCTTGAGATGAGGCGGATTCATTTACCAGTTAGTGTCCCGCAAGTTTCAGTCACAGCAAGAATGATGTCAACATGTCAGccaagtggaaaatgaaaaacaacatgctttttttaatgtttaagttGGAATATTTTTAATCGAGCCAACAGAGCATCATGATAAATCCTATTTAGTACCTGCATTTTGATAGTACTGCAttttatctaatatatatatatatatatatatataattttttttttgataattaataattCATATAGAAATTCCATTTGCAATCAAACACACTGCACCGTGTCTTTTTATTCTAGCTGTATTGAAGACACACGACATGCAGAACTATGTAGGGCTGGAGGGGTTTGGTTTTTCCACAACTCATTTTTTATTAATCAAACTTTCTTGTGTAAAATATCTGTAGAGCAAAGATACGGTAAAACTATGATTCCCAGAATCCCCTCCCAGCTGAAACTGATTCgctggtctgctgtacagaacacctccacacacgtacttactgtactgtgacaataataacacagcaatgcttaatgtgagacaaacaaaagtgaaatgtggcgttgcgagcaaacattacagtcctcgtgagatgagcttttaaaaatgatattgtatttgaatagagtgtaagaaataaaataagactctCATTTTGGCGATcctgctgcatacattctccacaaaaattctctactgaaatgtttcttctggtgacgctgAGGAACccaactggatttggcatcacccagtgatgggacatgtgatccctgcagctctgtaaatcTGTGGGAGCAGAACTGCAAACAGCCAACCAGGAATGAGGAAAGTCaaagatctaacacaggggtgtccatccAGGCACAGGAGTATCACTTTATACaactgaacctgttcaatgtggagtggaatggcctccaggagcgtgattggacaccgctgatctcacagcattctaaagaggcgtggcagcggctgcacatctagcaggtgcctcaggagcaagcacagtgatgtccttgttgacatagtggttgggcagctccccttggttaaaatatgaatctcaagcacactgctggtgttcagtaccagttTCTGCAGGATGaacaggcagctcaatgctgcttgttttgtaggattacctctgaatcccagttcacattcagatggagagtcatcacacaggttggatcccagcttgttgttctcctcaagtgtacagacatgattttcacgaggaagttcctctgcgatggggacacattcatGCTCTATGAactcctctttaataggaacacattcctgttgagggacctcttcatctttaacacatgccagctctgtaacctgcattagacttgcacagcactcctgcttctatctttggcccctCCTGTCCTTTAGATTCAGGGATAGCATGGCTCTCcatgggatctgtgggaaacaaaactgtatacaattagatctcttacttactagctaggtttgttagttgctttgatcagggatttaaagttactgttcctcagttatttcgtATAGGGTTGAGCCAGTataatagtttggtggtttaggtacatgatggcattgataccattcctgttattctacattggaattatcggttaacgctgtgtttgtgttcctatgaacaaagtgaaggaaaaggcattttcatatgaacatctttttattctacgtcctgtacaaaacaagactCAGCGCTGCTGGGctttctcacctcctgtagcctcacactggagcattgcatccacttctacctccctgtcaatcaccatcatgaccgccgttctgcctttgcattgttctaatgcaaacatccatttctctactgcaaacatgcttagaaaccaagcctggagacttgcagtcttagcaaagtgtctgaggaatgtctttttgttacctgatcctgtattgtgagaacggttttgaaggaaacggtcaacgcagaatacaagtttcaatgtgtcaaatacaatgagcagacaagcgactgcagcaggatagcctgcttattctcaaagcagtttcatttaaacacgtgatttacacaactcagactttttaaagtgcagcaatatgtttttggtacaaactccacctgtgtaataatcattagcaaCAACACTGGAAGCTTACTTGAGCAACGTCACATgacctgtagatataaatccaataacatcccttgtagtattaaaatacatttgcaatggtgtggctctccctattgtatgtgtcctgtgcaaactcatctctgctcttaaataataacctggattagtaaatgtttataagcaatatgagcgatcggttcctaattctgtttaccatcagctgaacaaagtactttatttagagactcaatctagagattcaataaaatgatacaattcagttgacaccttactgtgttgtatttacttcctccaacttcaacctttaattgaacttgtggaaccactcgggtccaaaatcttacagcggattggtgcaggcagggtgctgctgccgcccctttattcacacagtgaggtctggaaagatcgtgtaaatgtgtgtgtgtggaacaagaaggaaacaggactaaagcaaaagaacgagcagcgaatgagccgcgactgtaccaaagacaaactcaacagcactggagcggaatacaataaaaccatttatctaaaaatagattcgcagtcaaacagttcaatcaaacactgaaacccgatgtgctgctgcctgtatgctgatattaaatcacaaatcattattctaaccctctgcaatatggtctgtgactgtctcagtgggactctatacaagacatcactttaccagaaggatACCATTGAAGGCTCTTAAATTAGATTTACCAATCTAGTACTTTATTAATTTCTAGACtaactatttaaatatataaaataatacaatgtcttGATTAGACTCGTTATAGTCAATATTAGGACAGAACTGTGTTATTAACAAcgcttataataatcaaacacttaaggtgctggattgaccaagcaataccacacaataaaatcaatcttaccttgaaatagtAAAGGTTGTTTAGTGTCGCGTTTATACAGCCTCGTACTgctttcagctcgctctctgatatttccaatctcagcttcagactttcattctctttctcctttttgttccatttccactctgaattcagtgaatttgctgccgacagctttagtaatcgcacacaagacggtgtgtagagccgctttcactgcgtgctcgatggtagaggcgagctcgtcttgaaagagcgacacggacacgctgacgcgtccatcttcactggtttgagtttcacactggtctagcggaaacctcttttcaatcagaaacaccgcggtttttatttattaatatttattttgtactgtagccttcccattcaaatatattcatcacttcttctggtgtgataaagaaagaacacaaacaacatgctttgcaaggagtaactttactttggtctttcagaatcgcgcagagctctgctggagcttcaacgcgtttgtttctcagtaaatcatctcattgaaaagctcgacttgtctgtagctgcgactgacgcgctccgctctgtgtgtgaaattcaacacagaaaagggatgctttccttttcacggaactccgtgcaggtaataaacaaacacaaaaatcactaattattagaaaacatttcatcccagcctaaatcctttaaacagcaggagacagcgtgttgtaaaatcatcactgactgcaaccacctctccacacataaacaaaacaaaactctctatttcctgtactgaaattaaagcgtcactagcagaaggcgggtctggttggagtcatcgcgtattattggctgtagaaacactctatcaccagcatgtgagcctgattggctggcctccctgtcgagGCGATTATGAAACTGGATGCCCGTGTTCGCCATGTTGTCTCTTTCAGCGCTGTGTTTGATGCGATGCAGACACTGCGCGAGATCCGAAATGGCGCCAGTTTCGAATGTCTCTGCGTTCTCATGCGCGCGCTCAATTCCAAAGTCGCTGCTGCTGCGCGCGTGGGGTTTGAAAGCTGCTGAGGATTTTACATCATCAGAAAGCAGCGGACAGCGCAGCGAGTTAACATTTCCAAGAGCGTGCTTTTGACAGCAACTATTAAATTGTGTACTGGTTTAGTACCGGCCTCCGGACAACCACGGGATCATATGCGTTACACGACACGACACTGCAGAATATATGATCAAATACAAAacccagtacgatttgatatcggggcagttcaagagcagataacagtgt
This DNA window, taken from Acipenser ruthenus chromosome 35, fAciRut3.2 maternal haplotype, whole genome shotgun sequence, encodes the following:
- the LOC131705366 gene encoding zinc finger protein 23-like, with amino-acid sequence MQVTELACVKDEEVPQQECVPIKEEFIEHECVPIAEELPRENHVCTLEENNKLGSNLCDDSPSECELGFRASKVDEGEHDSTLSPQCKNSSRGKPQCKKHRETTPQEEYVNTLRTHSVTIPSLQDRHPLTVESTETPHSVCFNNSETQGKLKTLPHSIKGGKSSCQLDAPETHKGNPTGGTMFSWADCRKSFNHISLLKGDQRIHTGEKPSHIQTSDKSFTQLGNLHSHQHIHIREKPYHCTECGKRLSNLGNLKIHQRIHTGEKPYHCSECGKIFSDLGSLKRHQRIHTGEKRYHCAVCGKRFSQLGNRTRHHNIQTYV